The following DNA comes from Camelina sativa cultivar DH55 chromosome 14, Cs, whole genome shotgun sequence.
ACACACCAGCCAGACCCAGGAGAGAGTATTTCCAGAGATACTCAGCGGCTTCTGGAGTAGAGTCAAACGGAAACGGGAAAATATCGTAATATCCACCACGTCCGTTTTCATTGACGAAGTTTGGAGGAACATAGTCTGGTAGACTTGATATGACCATCATATTAGATGGAGTTGGATCCAATTGAAAATAGTCGAGGGAAAGATCAATCATGTCTGTGGGATCTATTATTTCAGAAACCACTTAATtaggactctctctctctctctctaattaagCATCCGATTACTACTTACTCTAGCATGGAAGGAGTGAATAATTTTAAAGGATGAGAAGAAACTAACCGTAGGCGCAGGTAAGAAGAGAGATTCCAGTGGTAGAGACCGCTTCTAGGATGTCTTTAGGGACCTCTGATAGTACGCCAACGGCGGTGATGGTGATAGGACCAGAGTAGCCTAAATTCCTCAAATACCGTTTGATACACGGATCCACCCGACGGGGATCATAGCCATCAGGAACCGGACACCCCTTTATGTCCCAGTAGACCGTTATCGGGGCAGCAGCTGCCTCCTCCGTAGGTGGCTTCATCATTCAAAGACTTTTTAATTGAACCCTAGAGAGAGACACGGCCGTGATTGTTTCGCTTACAAATACAAGTTCTCAGATACTTTGTGGGCAAATATATAATTCTGTAGGTAGTCGATGAATTTTGTAAGTAACGTGAGAGACAAGGAGCGAGAaattttacgtttttttttttttgcttgtcgGCTCGAGGATTTTACTTctttaatactccctccgtttcaaaatataggatgttttagtgaaaacacgcatattaagaaatagttacttttaaaaagtttaaccaatcataaacaagtctgcataatataaaatataaatttaatctaaaagttgcatagatagttggaaacatcttatattatgaaacaaaaatacttctctaaacatcctatattatgaaacggagggaatataTGTTTAGGGTTGATAATAGACTTCGCTTTGATTATGGGCCTacagaagatatatatacagtatacaaATGAAAGTAATATATCACATTTGCTATTTTGTTTCctaatttttgtgtgtttctctcCTTGAAGGGATTGTTTACTCATAGAGGACACTTAACCACCATCTCCAATCGAAATCTCTATTTTTCACTCTAATAAAATAGAGTATAGTTTTCCATCAatatattactctatttttgagtttaaaataGAGTTAATGTAAAAAACTAGAATTGAAAATAAAGTTGCTATAAATATAAAGCAATTCCATCatctattttttactctaaaatataaTGGGGTTGAAGATTCTTTCTAGGAGTACCGgatcttccttttctttcttttggatcTTTGATAACTTCCATTTTAATTAAGGTTAGTTTTAAGTTGTTTGTCGGTTGTTAACCCTCCACCAAAAGGGATTAGTACACGAACCTAActacataattaaacaaacctAACCCAGTTCTAGCACATAGACTATAGTTGGGGAAAATAGGCGCCAATTGCAAATCAACGAAATACCGTTTGATACACGGACCCACCCGACGGGGATCATAGCCATCGGGAACCGGACACCTCTTTATGTCCCAATAGACATATATTGGGGCCGCAGCTGCCTCCTCCGTAGGCGGCTTCATCATTCAAAGACTTTAGCTAAACCCTAGAGAGAGACGGCCGTGATTGTTTCAATCACAAATACAACTTCTCAATACTTGTgggcaaaaatatataattctgtAGGTAGTCGATGAATTTTCTAAGAAACGTGAGAGAAGGAGCGAGAATTTTTTTACTTGAGTTCTGTAATATATATAGGTTGATAATGGGCTTTTTGATAACTTTCCATTTTAATTAAGGTTAGTTTCCAGTTATGTTATCGGTTGTTAACCATAAGGGATTAGTCACAAATGCAACCAGTACACGAACCTAACTGCCTAATTAAACCTAACTCAATTATAGCACATAGACTGTGGTTGGGGGAAAGAGGCGCCAATTGCAAATCACcgaaattttgaaaatgatagCGATAAGAGGAAAATCTAATTAAGGTTAAGCCCCTTTTCATACACTTATAAAAGGCTAACATCTGATAGATGAAAATCCTAAATGATTTTTGAATCACTTtaattaaacaataaatataatatgatatgttGTTTGAAATGGTTCTAAGTCATGTCTTTTAAAACTTCATAATCGTCTAATGTTGTGGATCATACTCATCATCTTTTCTTGCACCTAGTCGTCACATCTcgtggagaaagaaaaaaatatttctttcaaaatttggCTCAAATAAGTGAGAATGATTTTGAAAGTCTATTCCTCCAAAAGACTGGTTTTACGTTTACATGAACCAATTCAAAATGTAAAACATAGACAATGATTCTagaagtttttataaaaatctaaattgcaaatcaaaatacaataaaacataacaaatgcTACTGTCAAAAGAAACTATttcaatgaaacaaaactaaaccaaaataatcCTGATTCTAAAAGCTTGACACTCAATTCAATTAAGAAAGAGTCAATTTTGATAACAAATCAAGATAGAAttataaataaccaaaatatattaaaacaaaatcgaTGGGTttaatttagatataaaaataaaatttaatccaGTCAAGTTCAATTGTTATGAACAACAAGAAGTGATGGATGAATATTTCGAACAAATCTCGAACAATGGTTTGGATGCTTACGAAGTAGATCTTTGATCATAGGTTTGATACGGCTTGTAACAAAGCCATCAAGGAGCCCAGAATTCTCGTAGTCGCCTAAACATCTTATGGGACGAGGATCTTCCGGTATCGCCTACACTTGGAATACGACTTGAACGACACTTAAAATGTTTTGCGGCGGATTCAGTGTTTTTTAGGAaaatcctaaattattattacagGTAAAATGTTTCGTTTatgaattttattcatttttttgaatttaaacaatacactgtaaatatttatattttcaatggatactttttcttccttcatattttagtattttactcTATACACTCTATGACTGATTAAGTAACTATACAATCTTTGGGTAACCCATGATTCCATGAATGAAGAAAAAACGAGataatttttgctttttttaagtgttaatatttaaatatatgcgttatattttttttttttttttgccagcaTATATGGATTGTGAACTTGAACCAATGCATTTGTGAACAAAAAAGAATTGTACATCGATTTTTGAACCACTATTCAGGACGcatttggtaattaaaaaaaaaagaagagtaattcAGGTATCTGACCCGTACgacagagtaaaaaaaaagggcCGGGGCTAAAAAAGAATTGTACCATTTAAGAAGCGTATACGCATGTCAATTCTAGCACATAGACTATGATTGGGGAAAAGAGGCGCCAAAATTTTGGGAAAGATACGACTAGAACATGAATGACTCGAAACGTTATCGAATTTATAGATCGAAAAGATTTTACTTGTACGATATCATTGTAGTAATTTAAAAGATAGGAGAAAATATGTGTATGCGATTACTAGTACTTACTTACACCTGTGCCGGGCAATTATTTACTATCGAACAATCACACTTTACTGTTACTATCGCTGTCAAATTATTTGATCATTTGAAACATATTGGTATTGCTATGTCTGATCTACATAACTTAAAATAAACGAGACTtgaaaaataatcataagttATATAAGTTAGTTAACCCAACATTTGAGTAGAACAAAGCATTTTAACAGCCTTAGAGAAGAACAACACCAAGGGCCATGtactcactcttcttcttcacgtcCCTCTGCTTCTTGTGCTTTCTCCCTACCAAgcctacaattttttttagtttttataaaagattagaaatctcaaaagttttcagaTTATTAGAAAAACAGGCCCTTTGGTTGCTTCTTCATTCTCACCATGGTAGTAGCATTTGCTGGAAAAGAACCAAGGGGAGCCTCAAACAGAATCAAGGTGAGGCCGCTCAACTATGGCTTCAAAAAAGGAGGGACCACGGGGTTAACCCAATTTCCAAGCTGTTTGAAAACCAAAATACACAGCCAAGCGGAAAAAGATAACATGGGATCAAATTCAggaaaacaaagacataaaaaggAAGTAGGTTGGAGACTTCGGCTAGGATGCTTTTAACATACCTCATGTTCATGTTCCGGAGAAGAGAGGTGCGTGATGAAATTTTCAAAGCCTTGGCCAAGCAGATCATCGCAAGCAGCGCAAACCCAGCGGACAGATTCAACCCTTGTGTCATTGCAGTTATCCTCCTCCTCAAGTACCCTTAACAGATTCAGATGTTTCCAGAGAGTCTCAGCAGCTTCGGGAGTAGACTCAAATGGAAACGGGAAAATACCGTAGTAACCATTCTTCCCGcaacaaagagaagagaagttGGGAGGAACGTAGGCTGGTGGACTTGATATGACCATCACGTTAGAGGGAGTTGGACCCTCCCGAAAACAGCCGAGGAAAAGATCAACCATGCCTCTGGGACCTATTATTTCAGAAACCACTTAATtaggactctctctctctctctctctctctctctctctctctctctctctaattaacCATCCTATTACTACTCTAGCAATTACTACTTAGGTATCTCTCCTATTACTACTCTAGCAGTTACTACTTAGGTACTCTAGCAAGGAAGGAATGAATAATTTTAAGGATGATCGAGGGGATACTAACCATGGGCGCGGTTAAGAAGAGAGATTCCAGTGGTGGTGACCACTTCTAGGATGTCACGGCGGACCTTTGATAGTTCGCCAACGGCGGTGATCGTGATAGGACCAGAGTAGCCTAAATTCCTCAAATACCGTTTAATACACGGACCCACCCGACGGGGATCATATCCATCGGGAACCGGACACCTCTTTATGTCCCAATACACATATATTGGGGCCGTAGCTGCCTCCTCCGTAGGTGGCTTCATCATTCAAAGACTTTGGATTAAaccctagagagagagagacgcggCCGTGATTGTTTCGATCACAAATACAACTTCTCAAATACTTGTGggcaaatatatataattctgtaGGAGCgagaaattttacttttttttttttttcttgtttttatcgCTGCTGTAGGCGCCCATAATCAACCCTAAACATATATTACAGAAGAACATATGTTTAGGGTTGATTATGGGCGCCTACAGAAGCGATATGTATACAAatgaaagtaatatatattcacAAATCTTTGCTATTTTGTTTCAGACATTAAAATATTCATAGGAAATTAACTTATAccaattgtatattttcattgGATGTTATTATCATACAGTTTCCCcttaaaataatttatctaCATGCAAGTAAAAAGTATACCAACGAGTTCATGAACTCCAATCCTAAAACTACAACACATGTAAAAGTGTTATCAAAAAAGAACATCGACGAGTTCCTGACTCTTCCTGAAACCTGAGTTAGCTAGCATGTGGCAAAAACATTTTAAGGAGAAAGTAAGCTAGAGTTAGTACCTGAACAACATCATGAAGATGAGAAACTTCTTTTCCCTCTAACAGCCCAACCTTCTCGAGGTTCTTGATATATCCATTTAGATGATTCAGCACATAATGTGTTACTTGTCTTGTTTTCAAAACACTCAAAAACCTGACCAAATTTTATGGCTATTATCAGCCACTTTGTCTTGTTTTTAAAAGACAAGTTAATCCATGACAAAATTTTATGGATTTCAGAAAAAGCATATGGTCTCAAACCTGAGGAAATGAATCACGGACATCTTCCAAGAACTGTTTTGCTTCTACTCCTTCCACCTCACTTTCACTTATTACAGTAGAAGCAACGTCACTGTTACCTgtgtaaattatataatatagcTAAGAGACATATGAATTTGGGAGTTTAGTTAACGTTACATGGGCTACCCATAAAGAAGAAAGCACAATTTCAAGTAAATGAAAAACCAAAGGTTTTCATTTCAAGGGCACGTCAGATAGATGGTCTTTGAAGTTATGCAGTCTTAAAGAATATAATAAACATACAGATATAACATAACAGAGTGATGCATACCTAGAAAGTCATGCAATTGCTGTCGCGCAATCCTGTGAGCACGGAGAAACGCAGAGGAAATGTAACAAGCAGATTCTAGTCTTTCCACAATTACATGGGTGACCAACTTGCGGGGGATAATTCTTGATTGAAGAAACTTGTAATAATTTGGGAAATGAACACGCGGCTCTAAGCCCCTCCAGTCGCATAAAGAATTGGTAGAAACAAGGTCAAGTGCCTCATCTACTGATTGCATTAAAACATTGGCAGTGCTACGTGTTATTCTCCCATCATCCATCTCCCAGTAAGCTGCCTGGACACCTGATACAGGCAAGAGTCTCGAATCAATAGCCAATTTTGGAGAAACAACAATTTGACAACCAGAAGATTTTCATACACATGGTTAAATACCATTTAAGAAGCGTATGTAAGGTAAACCGTATATTATTATGAGAATGTTTACAACATATATAGCCTTTGTACAGTAGGGTTTTGATGAGAACTAATTACAAATGTAACCCTATTCTAAGTCTTTCCTTtacacgccccctcaagatTGAGGCAGTAACTTGACTCCAATCTTGTTGTTGATTTCGTGAAAACGAGGGCCAGCCAGCGGTTTGGTAAGAGCATCCGCAAGTTGATCGATAGTGGAGACATGAGTAACACGAAGCATACCCGACTGAATGTGTTCCCGGACGAAGTGATAGTCAAGTGCCACATGTTTCATCTTGGAGTGAAAAACTGGATTAGCACAAAGATATGTAGCACCAATATTGTCACAATATATAACTGGAACCATGGGGAGAGTGATACCAAGCTCAGTCAACAGGTGACATATCCAGCGAAGCTCAGAAGCAGTATTAGCAACAGCCCGGTACTCCGCCTCTGTAGAGGACCGTGACACACTCCGTTGTTTCTT
Coding sequences within:
- the LOC104740138 gene encoding uncharacterized protein LOC104740138: MMKPPTEEAAAAPITVYWDIKGCPVPDGYDPRRVDPCIKRYLRNLGYSGPITITAVGVLSEVPKDILEAVSTTGISLLTCAYDPTDMIDLSLDYFQLDPTPSNMMVISSLPDYVPPNFVNENGRGGYYDIFPFPFDSTPEAAEYLWKYSLLGLADPSVLVEEDNCNDTSGESVRWVCPACHDLLGQGFENFITHLSSPEHEHEVYIKKPSLPNLENGLTPVVRPFLKP